TCACCCACAAAATCATTAATTGCCGTTAACATTGCCGATACAATGTCAGCATCACTTTTGCTTTCGTTATCCAATGCGACAGTATTGAGCAGTAGACCAGTCTCTCTGTGAATAAGAAAAACATGCTCAACCCGATAGATAAAAGTTTGCGAGGCAGCATATTGCGAGTAACTCACACCGCCTTGTCGGGCTTTAAATCTCCACGTTAGGCCTTTTATGGTTAAACTATTCTCTATTAACTGATTGGTTCTTTCCATAAAGTCACTGAGGAAAGCCGCAACTGATTTCCTCACTAAACTACCGACAATAGGATATAAAGAGATAACCATTTGTTCGCTATTGTGCGCGACAGATATTTGCACCGAGTCTTCTACAAAAGGTTGTAATACCTTATCTACTGAATTGTCTTTTTGTTGCCTATCGTGCAGCGCTTCAGTGATAACTTCAGCTACTATTTTGCGCGCATCTTTTTTTAAACTGTCGGTAATTCTACTGTTGTCTTTACCTAACAGTAGCGTACGAACTTGTTCTAATTGTTGCGCTGACTCAGCTTCTTTTGCTGCATCGGTGGGCATTATAATTCATCATCTTCTAAATTTGTTGCCATAGTTGCTAGTAATTTAGCGAGTGTTTTTCTATCGGTTTTTGACGAGCTAAGTTCTTTTGATACGGATTCGAGGTGGGTTTTCAATTGCTCTAGCTGATCGTTGAAATTACGAGTAAGCGACTGACTTTCATTATCAAGTGCTTGTTCTATATTTTTAAAATCTTGTAGAGTGGTACTAGCAAACATTTCATGTTCTGATGATAAACTAGCAAGGTTTTTCTCAATTGAAGCTTCGTTATCGTCGTGACTTTTATCTGCAAGTTGTAATTGTTGCTCTAAATTAGAAAATCGTTGGTTAATACTTTCTTGCATTTGCGTTAGACGATCGTTAAAGCTGGAATTTTGTTTACTCAACGCGTGTTCAAGATCACTGCGTGTAGAGGCAATTTGTTGTTTTAGTTGTTGCTCAGCTGCACCAAACACAATTTGCCGAAGCTGATCAAGTTCATTTACTTGAGCTACATCTTGCTGCTGCTCTTTTTTGATATCTTTATTATTTGGCATCTATTACATTCCATTTATTAGACTTTTCTCTTTAATTCAGTGTAACTCAAAATTATAAAATAACCTGTTTTTACACATTTAGTTATTATAAACCAAGCTCTTGTCAGATTATTACACTTGTTTAGGGTTGTCTATCATTTGAGCGTAATGTGGTGATTTATTATCAATAAGATAGATTTCACTTCATAAAAAGCCATTAAATTTTTACTTTGGTGATTCAAGTGATGAGACAGTGTGAATGGAGAGGTTGTTAATAAAAGGCCTATATTGAAGGAAATTAAGCCGAATACAGTTTGGGCATGTAAAACATTTCTTGTTGGTTAGCTGATTTTTATTATGTTTACCATTCTGGGTTTACCAAACGCAACCGTAGCCGTTTAAAAACAATATATCGCTGATGCGGTAGCCCAGCAGCATTGACTTTACGGGCTGAAAATTGAGTTTTCTCTATTACCCAGTCAATTAATACACGGAGATCTTTAGCGTTATCGGTGATCATATTAATATACCCTTCGCAGCCGCATTCATAGGTGTAAGTTATTAGTTGGCGAATTTTAAGTTATATATTAATTAAATGGTGTCTACATATATAAACAGGGTAAACAATATAAATGTAAGGAAGCGTAAAGCTTGGAACTTAATCGACTATTGACGGTTCTATAGTATTACTTAGTTAATATGTTTACCGGTGAGTTACTTATGCAAGATGTTAATCAATTCCCCACTGCAAGCCCTATCATTAATCTAATGCGGAGTGTTGCGGTATTCATGTTATTAGTGGCCATTGCGCTGGTAGCATAGACTAGCTCTTTTACGCCTCGGCAGTATTAATACAATATTAACTGATTAAATTCAGCTATTTTATACCTGAGCTACATATTTTACGGTTATTTGATAATACTAATCAGCTCTTCATGACAACCCTTGTCATATTTACGTAATAAAGTTTTCATCGTTCGTTCATTTTTCTTTTACCTTACTGTCATTTTTAGTGCTTAGCATGCTCGTGATGTTAGTGCATGTGCATTAGCAAAACTTATTTCACTAAAAACAACATTAAAGGAAGCATTATGAACTCGACATGGGTTTCACTTTCAGCTTTGTCATCTTTTTTACTCTCTAGCGTTGCAGTCGCTGGCGTTTTACCGAATGTGCAAAAAAACAGCCAATGGTTTGTTGATGGTCAGCAAACAGTGATGGCTAAAACTAAATTAACAACACGTAATAAAGCAAAAAATGTCATTTTATTTGTTGGTGACGGTATGGGACTTTCTACCTTAACCGCTGCACGCATTTTAGATGGACAAAATAAAGGCCAGTCGGGTGAAGAAGGCTATTTAAGCTTTGAAGCGTTTCCTTATTCTGCACAAGTAAAAACCTACAATGTGGATGCACAAACCCCTGATTCTGCTGGCACCATGACGGCGATGATGTCAGGTGTTAAAACCGATGTTGGTGTGATTGGCGTTGATGAAGGTATTGAGCGTGGTGTTTGTTCAACCGTTAATGGTAATGAATTAGTCACATCTTTAGAAGTTGCTGAGATTAAAGGTTTATCTACCGGCATTATTTCAACGGCACGTATTACTCATGCAACACCAGCGGCAACTTATGCAAAATCAGCTGATCGTAACTGGGAAGATGTTTCTGATATGCCAGCAGAAGCGGTAACTGCCGGCTGTGCTGATATTGCAACCCAGCTTATTGATTTTGAAAAAAACCTCGAACAACGTTTTCCAGGTGTTGATGTTGATGGGATTGAAGTGGCATTTGGTGGCGGCCGTCGTCATTTTTTACCTAAAGATGCCAGCTTTAATAGCGCCGATGCTGTCAGTGCTATTGAAGGCGATCGCACTGATGGCGTTGATTTAACCGCTAAATGGCAAGAGCAATATCAAAATGGTCAATATATTATCGACCAAGCAGGTTTTGATGCTATGGATGCTAGTAGCACAGAACGCGTGTTGGGTTTATTTAATGAATCGCATATGCAATATGAAGCTGACCGTGGTAATGATATTGCTGGTGAGCCTTCGCTAACCGAACTGACTAGCAAAGCAATTGATATTCTTGATAATAATGAAAAAGGTTACTTTCTTGTTGTCGAGTCTGGACGAATTGATCATGGGCACCATGCTGGCTCTGCGTATAACGCTTTAACTGATACCATCGAATTCTCTAACGCCGTACAAGCCGCTATCGACAGTACTAATCCAGAAGAAACATTAATTTTAGTGACGGCTGATCATAGTCATGTCTTCACTATTGCCGGCTATCCTAAACGTGGTAATCCAATTTTAGGCAAAGTAGTTAATGTTGGGGCAACCGAGCCTGCTTTAGCGGATGATGGCATGCCATACACCACCGTCGGTTATACCAATGGTAAAGGTTTCAGAAATTTAGTAAACGAAACTGATGCCGACCTTAGCTATAACGATGATGCTTTAGCCGGTCGCCAAAACTTAACAACGGTTGATACTACGACAACAGGTTTTCATCAAGAGACAACCGTACCGCTGAGCTCTGAGACCCATGCCGGCGAAGATATTAGTTTACATGCCTCGGGACCTGGTGCGCATTTGGCGCAAGGCGTTATCGAGCAAAGTGTTGTGTTTCATATCATCAATCAATCTCTTGGCTTAATTGCTAAATAACCTGCTAATCGAAAGGAATTAACATGAAAACAGTAAAGATTTTATCTTTAGCCGTGTTGGCGGCATTAGCCGGTTGTGGTGGTGACGATGGTACAAATGGCACTAATGGTGTTAACGGCAATAGCGGTATCAATAGCCTGATCAGCCAAACATTATTAAATGTTGGTGATGCGCAATGTCTTAATGGCGGTGTACAAATTGATTCAGGCCTAGATGATGATGGCTCTGGTGTGCTAGATGCTGGAGAGATTGATGCAACTGAATTTGTTTGCTCACCAACCTTAACACAAGCACAAGGTTCAGCATTGGCCGCGACAACAAATAACCTCTGGTATGAGCAAGGACAAAGTGTTTTAGCGCAAGCTGATCTTAATGCTCAATCTTTAGTGAATACTAAAGGTAAAGCGAAAAATGTGATTCTATTTGTTGGTGACGGTATGGGCATTTCTACCGTAACCGCAACGCGTATTTTAGCCGGACAAAAGTTAGGTAAAATGGGCGAAGAGCATCAACTGAGCTTTGATAAACTGCCTTATTCTGGTTTTGCTAAAACGTATAATGTTGATGCACAAACACCGGACTCTGCGGGCACTATGACGGCGATGATGTCAGGAGTAAAAACCGATGTTGGTGTGATTGGTGTCAGTGAAGCCATTAGCCGAGGAGATTGTTATACGGTATCAGGCAATGAGTTAGTCACCGCCTTAGAATTAGCTGAAATAGCGGGTAAATCAACGGGCATTATCTCTACTGCACGTATTACTCATGCTACGCCGGCGGCAACTTACGCAAAATCAGCTGACCGAAACTGGGAAGATATTTCTGATATGCCAGCCGATGCTATTACAGCTGGTTGTGTCGATATCGCTTCACAGTTGATTAGTTTTGAAAGTGATATGGAAAGCAAGTTTGCTGGCGCTGATGTTGATGGTATCGAAGTAGTATTAGGTGGCGGAAGACGACACTTTTTACCAAAAGATGCCGCATTTAATAGTGCTGATGCAGTAAGTGCTATTGAAGGTGATAGAACCGATGGTCGAGACTTAACCGCAGAATGGAAAGCACAGTATCCAGCCGGTAGCTATGTTATCGACCAAGCAGGCTTTGACGCTGTTGATGCCAATACAACGCCGCGTTTATTTGGTTTGTTCAATGAATCACATATGCAATATGAAGCTGACCGAGGTAATGATATTGCCGGTGAGCCTTCTTTAAAGGAGATGACTAGTAAAGCGATTGATGTACTTGATAACAACGAAGAAGGTTTCTTCCTGATGGTTGAAGCGGGCAGAATTGATCACGGTCATCATGCTGGTAGTGCTCATGGTGCATTAACTGACGCTATGGCTTTTGCTGATGCGGTACAAGCGGCTGTTGATTCCACAGACCCTGAGGAGACGTTAATTATTGTCACCGCTGATCATAGTCATGTATTTACCATGGCTGGCTACCCTAAGCGTGGTAATCCTATTTTAGGCAAAGTAGTGAGTGTGGGTAGTACTGAACCAAGTCTAGCAAGCGATGGTATGCCATATACCACTTTAGGTTATACCAACGGAAAAGGTTTTAGAGATTTAGGGTCAGAAACGGATGTTGATGTTGGTTATAGCGGTGATGCAGTCACAGGACGTGTGGATTTAAGTTCTGTTGATACCACTTCTGCTGGTTTTCACCAAGAAGCTTTAGTACCCATGGGCTCTGAAACGCACGCGGGTGAAGATGTAGGTATTTATGCGTCAGGACCGGGAGCACATTTAATTACTGGTACGAATGAACAAAGTGTGATTTTTCATGCCATGGATTACGCCGCTGATTTAGTGAGCAAGGCTGAGCAAGCATTAAACTAATTAGCGCTGAGTTAGTTTATTTAGGGAAGTTGTCACCTTAAAAATGGTAACTTCCTTTTTCGCTAGTCTGCATTAACCGTATTGATCAATCATGCTGGCTAGTCATTGTTATATAACGACACAACAATATGTCTTAATAGGTTTTATTATGAAAATTATTGCCGCCTTATTATTCACCTTATCATTAAGTGCTAGTGCCAATGAGTGCGAAATTTCTGCTGATGTAATCAGTGCTTATTATCAACTTGATACTCAAACTACCGAAAACGAATTGAAACAACCACCAGTTCAGCAATTATTCGAATTACATCGTAATAATAATCAAATTTTGCAACGCAATGTTAATAAAGGTATCAATGACATTTGGTCATTACATGCTAATCGTTTATCGCTCAGCAGAGCATTTGACAAGTATCAGCATATTATTGACTATCAACCGAATGAATTGAGATATCAGCCACAGTGGCAAGATGTTTTTCAGTTGGTTGACATACCCGTACTTAATCAATTGCAACTGGTTGAGCAAAGGGGATCAGGTTGCTTGCTTGAAGAGTACTATGTATTGAAAGGTAAAGTATTGAAAGGCCAGCATCAGGGTTTTCAATTGATTTGGTTACCAAATTTACGCTTAGTAAAATCACTTAAATTGCAAAGCGCGCAGCTAACACAGCAATGGCAGCTAACAAAATATCAACACAATGACGAAAATATGCCGGCGTTATTTAAGCAATACGATACTTATCAAACAACTGATTATGCGGATGTGGGAGATAACGAAGGCATTCCATTTTTAGCTAAAATGATTAACCAAGGCTTTTCGATGCCGACATCTGCACCTAGAGATAATGCTGTGGTGACGAATAGCGGCCATCAGCACTAAGTTAGCACAAAGCGGCAGCTACTAGTTGCCGCTATATAAATGCTTTTTAGTAATTGGACTTTCAGTTAAGGTTTTATTGCTAGGTAGCTCTAATGTACCGTGCAGTAAATATATAACTTTTTCACCCTTTTCGGCTAAATCTAGCGCGTGCTGAACATTAATTAAAATACTTGATGATATATCTTGAGGAAATTTACTGGCGTCACGCCTGATGTATTCAATGATATCGGTATTAACTTCTTGATCGTAGAAAACGGCATCAGCAAATTGCATTTCTCTGTGCGCATTTAGTGTCAGGTTGTCAGGATTACCATCACCTGTATATATAAAGACTATTTCGCCATTTGGAGGCGGAACTTGAACTTTTAAACTGGCAATTAATTGTTGCTCAGCCGAGGTTGTTTCGCCAGCTAATATAGCTTCACCTATGCTACCTCGTAATGTGCGTTCCCAAAAAGTACGACGGTCACGTATGCTTTTCACCCGTGCTTTAACATGATCTCTAAATTTAAATGAAAATTCGGCTAACTTGCCATAACCGTTAGGTAACGTTTTTTCGATCTGCTCTCGTAACATACGTAAGAGAATAGGCGCACTACCAGAGCTAGACATAGCTATTATCATGGGAGTTCTATCAATAATGGCTGGCGTGATGTAGTTACAAAGCTCAGGTTGATCGACTACATTAGTGAGTAACTTTAGTTGTGTGCTCTCAGCTGCAACGGCGCTATTAACTTCGATACTGTCAGTAGCGGCAATAACAATATTGGCGTTGCTAAGGTGGCCTGGTTGATAATTATGCTTAAGCCAGGTCAATTGATGTAAATTGACTAGTCGTTCTACACTGCTATTCAATGTTTCCGACATAATAGTAATATCAGTGGTCGACTTTAATAATAAATCTATTTTGCGAGCCGCGACTTCACCGCCTCCTATTATTATAGCGTTAATGTATTTGGCGTCTAAAAATATAGGGAAGTACTTCATTGTTAATCTCTAACCTTCGGGGTCAATGTTAATTTTATCTGTGTTAAATGAATTAAGATGCTAGGCGTTAAAAAGATATTAATGTTGTACTGGTGGCTAAGCCATTAAGATCACCATAAATGTATTGACCAGGTGAAAAGCTTAACTCCGCAAAGTTAATTTGTTGGTTTACTTCGCCTTTACCTAACTTTTCAGTTTTTATAGGGCTACAACCTAATGCTTTTACTGCTATAGGTAAGGTGGCTATTGTGCCTGCATCACGAATACAGCCATTAATAACAATGCCTTGCCAACCATTTTTTACAGCCAATTCGGCTAACATGTCGCCAAGCAAAGCGTTTGTCATACTGGCTTTGCCATCAACAACCATCACTTTATTGGTACCGTCAGTGGCGACTAGCTCTTTAACTTTGGAATTATCGTTGTAACAACTCACTGTGACTATTTCGCCATGAAATATAGTGTTACCACCATAGTCTTTAAAAATAGGGGCGGCCAAAGAAAGCTTATCAGCGTGGTCGTCGAATAAATCGGGTAGTAAATCTAACATTTTTTATCCTTAAGGTTTGTTTAATTCAAGCAAGTAATTGTATTTAAATAAGGGGTGATTACTAAGCTTGTGATTTTTATGAACGCACTAAGTTACCGAAGGTTATTAGCTTAGTATATGGCTAAAGAAGCTATTTTGTCGCGGTAGAGAATGATAAACTAGCAAAAAAATTTTAATGAGAAGAAACATGCCCTGGATCCAGCTTAGATTAAGTGCTGATGAAGACACTGCCGAAAAATATAGTGATTGGCTTAGCGCGTGTGGTGCACAAGCCGTTACTTTTATCGACGCTAAAGACACACCTATATATGAACCTTTACCCGGTGACGAAGTTATCTATTGGAACAATACAGTCGTAATGGGCTTATATGATGCAAGTCATGATATGGATAAAGTACTTAATTACTTAAAAGGTATTCATCCAGATAAAGCCAATATGGCATACAAACTTGAGCAATTGGAAGACAAAGACTGGGAACGCGAATGGATGGACAATTTTCATCCGATGAAGTTTGGTCAACGTTTATGGGTTTGCCCAAGTTGGCGTGAAGTGCCTGACCCGAGTGCGGTAAATGTTATGCTTGATCCCGGCTTAGCGTTTGGTACTGGTACTCACCCAACAACGGCTTTATGTTTAACATGGCTTGATGGTTTAGACCTAGTGGGTAAAACCGTGGTCGATTTCGGTTGTGGCTCAGGAATTTTGTCATTAGCTGCGCTTAAATTAGGGGCGAAAAAAGTCATTGGTATTGATATTGACCCTCAAGCACTACAAGCCAGTTTAGAAAATGCAAAACGCAATCAATGTGAAGACCGCTTAGAATTATTTCTCCCAAAAGATCAACCCAAATTTAAAGCCGACGTTGTGGTGGCAAATATATTAGCAGGACCATTACGCGAGCTTGCTCCTGTGATAATTGAATATGTTGCCAGTAACGGCGTACTCGCTTTATCAGGCGTTTTAGAAGAGCAGGCTCAGCAATTACAAACTATTTATGGTGAGTTTTGTCAGATGGATCCGATAAAGGTTCAAGAAGAGTGGGTTCGCTTGTCAGGTGTTCGCAAATAGTTTTTTATAAATGTCTTAAAAAGTGAGCAGGTTTTGTTATCAAATTGTACAAAATCTGCTCGCATTAACACTTTATAAAATGTCAATATAAAAAACGTGAAAAAAAGCGCTTTTTGTTCAATTTATATCCTTTTCAATCCTAAAAAAAACGCGTAAACTTAGCGCCCTTTTGACTAGTAGCTCAAAAAAACAACAGCGTGAAGATAGGTCCATACACTTTAGCAAGCAATACTATGCTTGCACCCATGGCGGGAATTACAGATCAACCATTCAGACAATTATGTTGTCAGATGGGGGCAGGGTTAGCAGTATCAGAAATGATGTCGTCTAATCCAAAAGTGTGGAATACCGGTAAATCTCAACGTCGTATGTTGCATAGCGAAGAAGCAGGTATACGTTCCGTGCAAATTGCCGGCTCAGATCCTGAAGAATTAGCTTTTGCTGCTAGGTTCAATGCTGATAATGGCGCTCAAATTATTGATATCAATATGGGGTGTCCAGCAAAAAAAGTAAATAAAAAATTAGCAGGTTCAGCGTTACTGAAAGAACCCGCGTTAGTCGAGCAAATTGTTAAAGCTGTGGTTAATGCGGTAGATATTCCCGTAACGTTGAAAATTCGAACTGGCTGGTGTGAAAACACTCGTAACGGTATTGAAATAGCCAATATTGCTGAACATAACGGAATACAATCACTTGCTGTGCATGGCCGTACTCGTAATGACTTTTATAAAGGTAATGCAGAGTACGACACCATAAAAGCAATTAAGCAAAGTGTGACTATTCCTGTTGTTGCTAACGGTGATATTACTTGTGCGGAAAAAGCGGAACAAGTGCTGAATTACACTGGGGCTGATGCCATTATGGTTGGTCGTGGTGCCCAAGGGAGACCTTGGATTTTTCGAGAAATTAATTATTTTTTGAAAACGGGTAGGCATTTGCCTGCTCCTTCAACGGATGAAGTACGTTCAATTTTAATTGGGCATGTAATGGAATTACACAAATTTTACGGTGAATTTATGGGTGTACGTTTTGCCCGTAAACATGTTTCTTGGTACATGCAAACGCATGAACAAGGAAAATCGTTTCGTTCTATTTTTAATGCACTTGAGTCAGTTTCACAACAACTTGACGCATTAACTATGTATTTTGATAATTTAACTTTAGAAAGAGTCTGAACTTTATGTTTGAACAAAATATTTCCTCTCCATTTATTACCGGTGATCTACAAACTCAGACAAAGGCCTCGCCTTTACGCACACAAGCGAAAGTAGCTATTAAAAACTACTTGTCACAGTTAAACGGTAATGACGTTGATGATATGTACGACCTTGTACTTTCAGAAATTGAAGCGCCAATGCTTGAAGAAGTAATGCAATACACGCGTGGTAACCAAACCCGCGCAGCTAACTTATTAGGCATCAACCGCGGTACTTTGCGTAAGAAGTTAAAAAAATACGGCATGAACTAAAAAGTACGACAGGTTAGCCTGTCAATTAAAAGCACCCTCGGGTGCTTTTTTGTTTTTAGAGATGTAAAAGTTATCCAGTTAGTCAACTTTAGCATCTAGGTCAGAGTAATAAAGCATAACAATGATAATGGATGTGTATTAGCGGGCTACACCGCGCTGCAGGCATCTATTATAGGTAAGACAACCATTTTATTTTAATTTATAGGTAATTAGAAAAACCATGGATACACCACGCCCAATCAAACGTGCACTATTAAGTGTTTCAGACAAAACCGGTATTGTTGAATTTGCTCGCTCACTATCACAAAAAGGCGTCGACCTTTTATCTACAGGTGGTACCGCGAAGTTATTGGCTGAAAATGGCATTAAAGTAACAGAAGTATCTGAATACACAGGTCACCCAGAAATTATGGACGGCCGTGTTAAAACTTTGCATCCAAAAGTTCATGGCGGCATTTTAGCACGTCGTGGTATTGACGAAGCAGTAATGACTGAAAATGACATTAATGCGATTGACCTTGTTGTCGTCAATCTTTATCCATTTGCTAATGCTGTTGCTGATGAAAATTGCTCTTTAGAAAACGCGATTGAAAATATCGATATTGGTGGACCAACGATGGTTCGTGCTGCTGCTAAAAACCATAAAGATGTCACTATTGTCGTTAATGCTCATGATTACGACCGCGTTTTAGCTGAAATGACTGCTAACAATGGTTCATTGGTTTATCAAACACGCTTTGATTTAGCCATTGCTGCCTATGAACACACTGCAGCATACGACGGCATGATCGCTAACTACTTTGGTAAAATGTTACCAGCACATGGTAGTAATGAAACCGTTAATTTAGAGAGTCAAAAATTCCCACGCACTTTTAATAGCCAGTTTATTAAAAAGCAAGATTTACGCTACGGTGAAAACTCACATCAAGATGCTGCATTCTATGTAGAAGCGTCTCCTGAAGAAGCATCGGTTTCAACCGCGAAGCAACTTCAAGGTAAAGCATTATCCTATAATAATATTGCTGATACTGATGCTGCTCTAGAATGTGTTAAAGAGTTTGATGAGCCGGCTTGCGTTATTGTTAAACATGCAAACCCATGTGGTGTGGCTATTGGTGATGATATTTTAGCGGCTTATGAAGGTGCTTATAAAACAGACCCAACGTCTGCTTTTGGTGGCATTATCGCTTTTAACCGTGAATTAGATGAAGAAACTGCACAAGCTATTGTTTCTCGCCAATTTGTTGAAGTTATTATAGCCCCTAGTATTTCTGATGCGGCGGCAAAAATTGTAGCCACTAAACCTAATTTACGTTTACTAGCTTGTGGCCAGTGGTCTTCGAAAACCACAGGTTTTGATTTTAAGCGTGTTAATGGTGGTTTATTAGTACAAGACACAGACCAAGGTAGTGTAACAAGTGATGAACTAACCGTTGTTACTAAACGTAAACCTACGTCTGAAGAAATGCGCGATTTACAGTTTTGTTGGAAAGTAGCGAAATATGTTAAATCTAACGCCATTGTCTACGTTAAAAATAGCTCAACTATCGGTGTAGGTGCTGGTCAAATGAGCCGTGTATATTCTGCGAAAGTTGCTGGTATTAAAGCTGCGGACGAAAACTTAGAAGTGGCAGGTTCGGTAATGGCATCTGATGCATTCTTCCCATTTCGTGATGGTTTGGATGCTGCAGCTGAAGCCGGTATTACGGCGGTAATTCAGCCAGGTGGTTCAATGCGTGACAATGAAGTTATTGCTGCAGCAGACGAGCATAATATCGCAATGGTATTTACCGGTATGCGCCATTTTCGTCATTAATAAGTCTGAATGAGTAAACTATGCTCAGGTAATCCTTTTATCTGGGTGTAGTTATTCAGCTATCATTTTTTCTAAATCGGTTGAAATTTGCCTGTTTGAAGTAAAATTAATATTTTGTGACATGTAATTAAGTTTAAATGCTGCTTTTTGTCGATAAGATAAAACTTTCGGCACTGAACATCTGGTAGAAATCTGCTATAACTAGCTTCTATAAAAATTTACTCGTTAATGGAAGATAAAATGCATACAACAGCTCAAACGTTCAAAAAAGTTTTTACCGCGTCAATCGTGTCTGCAACTTTATTATGTTCAGGTTTCGTTGCCGCCCATCAAGATGCTCATCATCAAGGCCAACTTGAAAAAGCTATTGCGGGCGATCACCGTTCAGCAAAAAACAAAGCACGTGATGAATACCGTCATCCAAAACAAACCTTAGAGTTTTTTGGTTTTAACCCAATGATGACTGTTGTTGAGATTACACCAGGCGGTGGTTGGTATACCGAAATTTTAGCGCCAGCCCTTAAAGGTAAAGGTAAACTTTATGGAGCACATTACCCAGATACTGGCGAAGATAACTATTACAGTAATTCACGTAAGCAATTAGTTAAAATGCTTGCGAGCAATGACGTTTTTAGTGAAGTTGAGTTAACAAACTTTATACCACGTCAAACAAGTGAACTTGCTCCTGCAG
The Colwellia sp. Arc7-D genome window above contains:
- a CDS encoding alkaline phosphatase codes for the protein MKTVKILSLAVLAALAGCGGDDGTNGTNGVNGNSGINSLISQTLLNVGDAQCLNGGVQIDSGLDDDGSGVLDAGEIDATEFVCSPTLTQAQGSALAATTNNLWYEQGQSVLAQADLNAQSLVNTKGKAKNVILFVGDGMGISTVTATRILAGQKLGKMGEEHQLSFDKLPYSGFAKTYNVDAQTPDSAGTMTAMMSGVKTDVGVIGVSEAISRGDCYTVSGNELVTALELAEIAGKSTGIISTARITHATPAATYAKSADRNWEDISDMPADAITAGCVDIASQLISFESDMESKFAGADVDGIEVVLGGGRRHFLPKDAAFNSADAVSAIEGDRTDGRDLTAEWKAQYPAGSYVIDQAGFDAVDANTTPRLFGLFNESHMQYEADRGNDIAGEPSLKEMTSKAIDVLDNNEEGFFLMVEAGRIDHGHHAGSAHGALTDAMAFADAVQAAVDSTDPEETLIIVTADHSHVFTMAGYPKRGNPILGKVVSVGSTEPSLASDGMPYTTLGYTNGKGFRDLGSETDVDVGYSGDAVTGRVDLSSVDTTSAGFHQEALVPMGSETHAGEDVGIYASGPGAHLITGTNEQSVIFHAMDYAADLVSKAEQALN
- a CDS encoding putative 4-hydroxy-4-methyl-2-oxoglutarate aldolase, with the protein product MLDLLPDLFDDHADKLSLAAPIFKDYGGNTIFHGEIVTVSCYNDNSKVKELVATDGTNKVMVVDGKASMTNALLGDMLAELAVKNGWQGIVINGCIRDAGTIATLPIAVKALGCSPIKTEKLGKGEVNQQINFAELSFSPGQYIYGDLNGLATSTTLISF
- the fis gene encoding DNA-binding transcriptional regulator Fis, which encodes MFEQNISSPFITGDLQTQTKASPLRTQAKVAIKNYLSQLNGNDVDDMYDLVLSEIEAPMLEEVMQYTRGNQTRAANLLGINRGTLRKKLKKYGMN
- a CDS encoding NAD(P)-dependent oxidoreductase translates to MKYFPIFLDAKYINAIIIGGGEVAARKIDLLLKSTTDITIMSETLNSSVERLVNLHQLTWLKHNYQPGHLSNANIVIAATDSIEVNSAVAAESTQLKLLTNVVDQPELCNYITPAIIDRTPMIIAMSSSGSAPILLRMLREQIEKTLPNGYGKLAEFSFKFRDHVKARVKSIRDRRTFWERTLRGSIGEAILAGETTSAEQQLIASLKVQVPPPNGEIVFIYTGDGNPDNLTLNAHREMQFADAVFYDQEVNTDIIEYIRRDASKFPQDISSSILINVQHALDLAEKGEKVIYLLHGTLELPSNKTLTESPITKKHLYSGN
- the dusB gene encoding tRNA dihydrouridine synthase DusB, with amino-acid sequence MKIGPYTLASNTMLAPMAGITDQPFRQLCCQMGAGLAVSEMMSSNPKVWNTGKSQRRMLHSEEAGIRSVQIAGSDPEELAFAARFNADNGAQIIDINMGCPAKKVNKKLAGSALLKEPALVEQIVKAVVNAVDIPVTLKIRTGWCENTRNGIEIANIAEHNGIQSLAVHGRTRNDFYKGNAEYDTIKAIKQSVTIPVVANGDITCAEKAEQVLNYTGADAIMVGRGAQGRPWIFREINYFLKTGRHLPAPSTDEVRSILIGHVMELHKFYGEFMGVRFARKHVSWYMQTHEQGKSFRSIFNALESVSQQLDALTMYFDNLTLERV
- the prmA gene encoding 50S ribosomal protein L11 methyltransferase, with amino-acid sequence MPWIQLRLSADEDTAEKYSDWLSACGAQAVTFIDAKDTPIYEPLPGDEVIYWNNTVVMGLYDASHDMDKVLNYLKGIHPDKANMAYKLEQLEDKDWEREWMDNFHPMKFGQRLWVCPSWREVPDPSAVNVMLDPGLAFGTGTHPTTALCLTWLDGLDLVGKTVVDFGCGSGILSLAALKLGAKKVIGIDIDPQALQASLENAKRNQCEDRLELFLPKDQPKFKADVVVANILAGPLRELAPVIIEYVASNGVLALSGVLEEQAQQLQTIYGEFCQMDPIKVQEEWVRLSGVRK
- a CDS encoding alkaline phosphatase produces the protein MNSTWVSLSALSSFLLSSVAVAGVLPNVQKNSQWFVDGQQTVMAKTKLTTRNKAKNVILFVGDGMGLSTLTAARILDGQNKGQSGEEGYLSFEAFPYSAQVKTYNVDAQTPDSAGTMTAMMSGVKTDVGVIGVDEGIERGVCSTVNGNELVTSLEVAEIKGLSTGIISTARITHATPAATYAKSADRNWEDVSDMPAEAVTAGCADIATQLIDFEKNLEQRFPGVDVDGIEVAFGGGRRHFLPKDASFNSADAVSAIEGDRTDGVDLTAKWQEQYQNGQYIIDQAGFDAMDASSTERVLGLFNESHMQYEADRGNDIAGEPSLTELTSKAIDILDNNEKGYFLVVESGRIDHGHHAGSAYNALTDTIEFSNAVQAAIDSTNPEETLILVTADHSHVFTIAGYPKRGNPILGKVVNVGATEPALADDGMPYTTVGYTNGKGFRNLVNETDADLSYNDDALAGRQNLTTVDTTTTGFHQETTVPLSSETHAGEDISLHASGPGAHLAQGVIEQSVVFHIINQSLGLIAK